Proteins from a genomic interval of Cryptococcus neoformans var. grubii H99 chromosome 8, complete sequence:
- a CDS encoding AFG1 family mitochondrial ATPase — protein sequence MRITLQFTTVKASSSRVTLALTARPLANHAAAISSSPGPTRLSRGCLSPVAATRHIHLTRAARNEKQSFTSTTTHIVEARASFRDPVTRYEHLLRDNVLRSDPHQREIIQKLQRLWDDLKGYDPGPVPAAVAQPSSSIFSRFFSRGPSQSEVTTPLPNVPKGLYLYGSVGTGKTMLMDLFHSTIPKQFRPTSQGGYGSIRIHFHAFMLDVLQRQHKLVVEYEKAGLGKKDVLPEVARSLANEGRVLCFDEFQVTDIVTAMLLRGLLERLMGFGVVCIMTSNRHPDDLYINGIQRQSFIPAIELIKERFEVVDLDSGTDYRKIPRALSKVYYDPLSPAVKSELNKLFDSFASTDPVSSEVVYNRKVHLWGRELIVPESSGSVAKFTFADLCNKPLSAADYLEVTSKYGTVFVEDIPRMGLSERDQARRFITFVDACYENKTKLFCSSEVPIFQVFSDKHGSAAEDAHMQEVMDELGLDPSAVGSSSLFSGDEELFAFARCVSRLSQMGTKEWSETAGPPAGT from the exons ATGAGGATAACTCTACAGTTTACAACAGTCAAGgcatcaagctcaagagTCACTTTGGCTCTCACAGCTCGCCCTTTGGCCAACCACGCAGCAGCAATCTCATCAAGCCCTGGACCTACTCGTTTGTCACGTGGCTGCCTATCTCCAGTAGCTGCCACAAGGCATATCCATTTGACAAGAGCAGCTAGAAATGAGAAGCAGAGCTTTACTTCCACCACTACCCATATTGTCGAAGCTCGAGCATCGTTTAGAG ATCCTGTTACGAGATATGAGCATCTCCTCAGAGATAACGTGCTTAGATCCGATCCACATCAAAGAGAAATTATACAGAAGCTTCAGAGATTATGGGATGATTTGAAAGGCTATGATCCTGGACCTGTGCCGGCTGCAGTTGCTCagccttcatcctccatc TTTAGCAGATTTTTCTCTAGAGGCCCCTCACAGTCTGAAGTAACAACCCCCTTACCTAATGTTCCCAAAGGTCTCTACCTCTACGGGTCTGTTGGTACAGGCAAGACTATGCTTATGGATCTCTTCCACTCCACTATCCCCAAGCAATTCCGACCTACCTCTCAAGGCGGCTATGGATCTATAAGAATACATTTTCACGCCTTCATGCTCGATGTTCTTCAGCGACAGCATAAATTGGTGGTTGAGTACGAAAAGGCGGGGTTGGGAAAAAAGGACGTGTTGCCAGAGGTAGCGAGGAGCTTAGCGAATGAAGGGAGGGTATTGTGTTTCGATGAGTTTCAGGTTACGGATATTGTCACTGCGATGCTCCTAAGAGGGTTGTTGGAAAGACTCATGGGCTTTGGTGTAGTCTGTATCATGACTTCCAA CCGGCATCCTGATGACCTCTACATCAACGGTATCCAAAGACAATCCTTCATACCTGCCATCGAGCTCATCAAAGAGCGCTTCGAAGTCGTTGATCTTGACTCTGGTACCGACTATCGAAAGATTCCCCGTGCGCTTTCCAAGGTGTACTATGaccctctctctccagcAGTTAAATCCGAGCTCAATAAGTTGTTTGATTCTTTTGCTTCGACAGACCCTGTCTCCTCTGAAGTTGTCTATAACCGGAAGGTCCACCTTTGGGGACGAGAACTGATTGTCCCCGAGTCGTCGGGAAGCGTGGCGAAATTCACTTTTGCGGATTTGTGTAACAAACCTCTCAGTGCTGCAGACTATCTCGAGGTGACCAGCAAGTATGGTACGGTGTTTGTGGAAGATATACCGAGGATGGGATTGAGTGAAAGAGATCAGGCGAGGAGGTTCATCACGTTCGTCGATG CATGCTATGAGAACAAGACAAAACTTTTTTGTTCCAGTGAAGTGCCAATCTTCCAGGTGTTTTCCGATAAGCATGGCTCAGCAGCCGAGGACGCACATATGCAAGAGG TCATGGACGAACTT GGTCTCGATCCTTCAGCAGTGGGATCATCCTCATTGTTCTCCggcgatgaagagctgTTCGCATTCGCGCGATGTGTTAGTCGATTGTCCCAGATGGGGACTAAGGAATGGTCCGAAACAGCTGGACCACCAGCGGGTACTTAA